In one Brienomyrus brachyistius isolate T26 chromosome 5, BBRACH_0.4, whole genome shotgun sequence genomic region, the following are encoded:
- the LOC125742905 gene encoding zinc finger protein 239-like, which yields MLTSSSSKTVCSMNQKPDESVREVKKEEPEYLLSAGVGATKDSPPEMLMAGAVNTSQHFPSPPGPSTFQPSTDTFSTLNEAGTDTPKAQRESRAEKNLDVKRSHKVYQQTQSGEKPYQCSQCGKRFSNSGNLKTHQRIHTGERPYQCSQCVKRFSHLGNLRTHQRIHTGERPYQCSQCGKGFNQLGNLKRHKQIHAGEKPYQCSHCGKNFRDLSYMKVHQRTHAGEGPYQCSQCGKSFSHLGTLREHQRTHTGEKPYLCSLCGKRFSRLGYLKSHQRIHTGEKPYQCSHCGKSFRELKHLKRHQRIHTGERPYQCSQCGKSFIHLGSIKAHQRSHTGERPYHCSECGKNLSSLSSLQAHMWIHTGERPYQCSHCGKRFSALEHVTAHQWIHKG from the exons ATG CTGACATCTTCCAGTAGTAAAACCGTCTGCAGCATGAACCAGAAACCTGATGAGAGTGTCAGAGAGGTTAAAAAAGAGGAGCCGGAATACCTGCTGTCTGCGGGTGTGGGGGCCACGAAGGACAGCCCCCCCGAG ATGCTAATGGCTGGAGCTGTCAACACATCCCAGCATTTCCCATCTCCTCCTGGCCCTAGTACCTTTCAGCCCAGTACAGACACATTCAGTACCTTGAATGAAGCGGGTACAGACACTCCAAAAGCTCAACGGGAATCCAGGGCTGAAAAGAATCTCGATGTAAAGAGAAGTCACAAAGTATACCAGCAGACTCAGTCAGGAGAGAAGccttaccagtgctcccagtgtgggaagagatTCAGCAATTCAGGAAacctaaaaacacaccagcggattcacacaggggagaggccctaccagtgctcccagtgtgtgaAGAGATTCAGCCATTTAGGAAACTTAAGAacacaccagcggattcacacaggggagaggccctaccagtgctcccagtgtgggaagggCTTCAATCAATTAGGAAATCTAAAGAGACACAAGCAGATTCATGCAGGGGAAAaaccctaccagtgctcccattgTGGAAAGAATTTTAGGGATTTATCATACATGAAGGTACACCAGCGTACTCACGCAGGGGAGGGGccttaccagtgctcccagtgtgggaagagtttCAGTCATTTAGGAACTCTAAGGGAACACCAGCGCACACACACCGGAGAGAAGCCCTACCTGTGCTCCCTGTGTGGGAAGAGATTCAGCCGTTTAGGATACCTAAAAtcacaccagcggattcacacaggggagaagccctaccagtgctcccattgtgggaagagcttccgTGAATTAAAGCACCTAAAGAGACACCAACgaattcacacaggggagagaccctaccagtgctcccagtgtgggaagagcttcattcATTTGGGAAGCATAAAGGCACACCAGCGAtctcacacaggggagaggccctatCACTGTTCTGAGTGTGGGAAGAACTTAAGTTCTTTATCAAGCCTACAAGCACACATGtggattcacacaggagagaggccctaccagtgctcccattgTGGGAAGAGATTCAGTGCTTTAGAGCATGTAACAGCACACCAGTGGATTCACAAAGGGTAG
- the LOC125742310 gene encoding histone-lysine N-methyltransferase PRDM9-like — translation MNQKPDESVREVKKEEPEYLMSVGVGATKDSPPEMKSAVFQKVTEEKLTGSLLLKSTDGNQGMSESLQCEHTMNINSRSCGRSLNSTPKILYTEGVESKDDDYLHEWFTVEGYCEDFQSSFTDQCEVHGPPVFIPDSPALVGVPGRALLTLPPGLEVSPSSIPGAGQGVFSQGQTVPRGVHFRPYEEDTGKEEAIDSGYSWVVYKGKWCETYIDARRETHSNWMRYVNCARDEEEQNLVAFQHKGNILYRCCKPIAPGQELLVWYAEDHAKDLGITFDCLWSKKCYSQGISDKSTQGFPCSQCSLSFTAEIYLHGHMKRSHPEEFVRQLMARSVNTSQNFPSSAGPSASQPRTDTFSTLNEAAAEPKPGSTERLSGSFSAHWGAGSREAGAGLPQTMEQQGNRSGPATGPNKPQTPDVRRQPRADRKLQ, via the exons ATGAACCAGAAACCTGATGAGAGTGTCAGAGAGGTTAAAAAAGAGGAGCCAGAATACCTGATGTCTGTGGGTGTGGGGGCCACGAAGGACAGCCCCCCCGAG ATGAAGAGTGCAGTGTTTCAGAAAGTGACTGAGGAGAAGCTGACTGGTTCTCTTCTGTTGAAAAGCACTGATGGGAATCAAG GTATGTCAGAGAGCCTGCAGTGTGAGCACACTATGAACATAAACAGCCGCAGTTGTGGGCGCAGTCTGAACAGCACACCAAAGATACTGTACACCGAGGGAGTGGAGTCCAAAGATGATGATTACCTCCATGAGTGGTTTACGGTCGAAGGAT ATTGTGAGGATTTCCAGTCTTCCTTCACTGATCAGTGTGAGGTCCATGGTCCTCCTGTCTTCATCCCTGACTCTCCTGCACTTGTAGGGGTCCCTGGCAGGGCCCTCCTCACTCTGCCCCCTGGTTTAGAGGTTAGTCCATCCAGTATCCCTGGGGCAGGCCAAGGGGTGTTCAGCCAGGGGCAGACTGTGCCCAGAGGAGTGCATTTCAGGCCCTATGAAGAAGACACTGGCAAAGAGGAAGCCATTGACAGCGGCTACTCCTGGGTG GTTTACAAGGGCAAATGGTGTGAGACATACATTGATGCCAGGAGAGAAACACACTCTAACTGGATGAG ATATGTGAACTGTGCCCGTGATGAGGAGGAGCAGAACCTGGTGGCCTTCCAGCACAAAGGGAACATCTTATATCGCTGCTGCAAGCCCATTGCTCCCGGGCAGGAGCTCCTGGTGTGGTACGCAGAAGATCACGCCAAGGACCTGGGCATCACCTTTGACTGTTTGTGGAGTAAAAAGTGCTATTCACAAGGTATCT CAGATAAATCCACCCAAGGGTTCCCTTGTTCTCAGTGTTCCTTGTCCTTCACAGCGGAGATTTACCTGCACGGACACATGAAAAGATCTCACCCTGAGGAGTTTGTCAGACAGCTGATGGCTAGATCTGTCAACACATCCCAGAATTTCCCATCTTCTGCTGGCCCCAGTGCCTCTCAGCCCAGAACAGACACATTCAGTACCTTGAATGAAGCGG CGGCAGAACCGAAACCTGGCAGCACGGAGAGGCTGAGCGGCAGTTTCTCGGCACACTGGGGTGCTGGCAGCAGGGAGGCGGGGGCCGGGCTGCCACAGACAATGGAGCAGCAGGGGAACCGGTCAGGTCCTGCGACAGGCCCGAACAAGCCCCAGACGCCCGACGTGCGGCGGCAGCCACGGGCGGACAGGAAGTTGCAATGA